In one window of Gossypium arboreum isolate Shixiya-1 chromosome 4, ASM2569848v2, whole genome shotgun sequence DNA:
- the LOC108458658 gene encoding uncharacterized protein LOC108458658 produces MRNTKSSSSGCFSAVFRRLFCSGTPETHPSVPIIELNAVDIMAKAQVQASESGPGIVARLMGLDTLPDNNWVCRGKTPSSVPRSKSANFMDYMLDFDLTKATHRRVKTSTSFQELPQSPQLLQHNQETMSEPRKWKSQRVNGSSGKNVKQNVNVREKVCSKKKNKKISKLKNEPRRVSSKQSLKSSGCIGVNSKAKTPLEEVSVKTKKKNQSAVRKVEYTDSNSEGSSSSLSPVSVLYVNDFESTKNEETAYFMELVDRPSKMTDEDIKFSN; encoded by the coding sequence ATGAGGAACACAAAAAGTTCAAGTTCTGGGTGTTTCTCCGCCGTTTTCCGCCGGCTTTTTTGTTCGGGGACTCCTGAAACACATCCATCAGTCCCCATTATAGAGTTAAACGCCGTTGATATCATGGCTAAGGCTCAAGTCCAAGCATCTGAAAGTGGTCCTGGGATAGTGGCTAGGCTAATGGGGCTGGACACATTGCCAGACAACAACTGGGTTTGTAGAGGCAAAACTCCAAGTTCAGTTCCTCGGAGCAAGTCAGCCAATTTCATGGATTATATGCTGGATTTTGATTTAACAAAAGCCACTCATCGTCGAGTGAAAACGTCGACGTCGTTTCAGGAGCTACCGCAAAGTCCGCAGCTGTTGCAGCACAATCAAGAAACAATGTCTGAGCCAAGGAAATGGAAATCCCAAAGAGTAAATGGATCAAGTGGTAAGAATGTTAAGCAAAATGTGAATGTAAGAGAGAAAGTATGTTCCAAGAAGAAAAACAAGAAGATATCTAAGCTTAAAAACGAGCCAAGGAGAGTTTCTAGTAAACAATCTTTGAAGTCCAGTGGCTGCATTGGTGTAAATTCAAAGGCAAAAACTCCATTGGAGGAAGTATCTGTTAAGACGAAGAAAAAAAATCAATCTGCAGTCAGGAAAGTTGAGTATACTGACAGTAACTCGGAGGGCTCAAGTTCAAGTTTAAGCCCAGTTTCTGTCCTCTATGTCAATGATTTTGAGTCGACGAAAAACGAGGAGACTGCGTATTTCATGGAGTTGGTGGATAGACCTAGCAAAATGACAGATGAAGATATAAAATTCTCAAATTAG